The Streptomyces sp. NBC_00162 sequence CGCCTCGTACGTGCCGCTCGCCACCATCTGCGACCTGCTGGCCGTGCCCGAGTCCGACCGGGAGTACATCCTCACCCTGACCAAGTCGGCCCTGGCGTCGGACTACGCCAACCTCCAGGAGGGCGAGGACCGCCTCGCCCGCGCCGAACTGCTGATGTACTTCCACGACCTGGTCCGCCACCGCCGCGCCCACCCCGGCTCGGACGCCATCAGCCTGATGGCGACGGAGCCCGCGGGGTCCACCCTGCTGGACGACGACGCCGTCGTCCTCAACTGCTACAGCCTGATCATGGGCGGTGACGAGACCAGCCGACTCTCCATGATCGGCGCCGTGCGGACGCTGGCCCACGACGCGCAGCAGTGGCAGGCACTGAGCGACGGCACGGCCCCGCTCAAGGAGGCCACCGAGGAGGTCCTGCGCTGGACCACCCCCACGCTGCACTTCGGCCGGGCCGCCACCGAGGACGTCGAACTGCACGGCCGCACCATCGCCAAGGGCGACCTGGTCACCCTCTGGCTCAGCGCAGCCAACCGCGACGAGCGGGTCTTCACCGACCCGCACCGCTTCGACCTCGCCCGGACCCCGAACAAGCACCTCTCGCTCGGCTACGGCCCGCACTTCTGCCTGGGCGCCTACCTCGGCCGGGTCGAGATCACGGCGATGCTCGACGCCCTGCGGACGTTCGTCGGCTCCATCGAGCAGACGGGCGACGAGCAGCGCATCTACTCCAACTTCCTCGCGGGCATGAGCAGCCTGCCCGTCTCGCTCAGCCCCCGTCCCGGGCCGCTTCCCGCCTGGCAGGAATGACCGCCGGAACCTGCCCTTCTTCCCGTACCACCACCAGAGCACGCGGAGGTCGTAGTGAACAGCAACACCGGCCGGAATGCGCACCCGAGCCCCGACGTCTGGTTCAACTGGAACAGCGTCGAAGCGGTGCCGGCCACCCCGGCGCCAGCGTACGCGGGGAAACTCTTCGACGAGACGCTGCGCGACGGACTCCAGGCTCCGAACATCCGCAACCCGTCGCTGGAGCAGAAGCTGATACTCGTGGACCACATGGCCCGCACCGGCGTCCACTCGGCGGACCTCGGCTTCCCCGGATCGGATCCGCTCGCCCTGAAGGAATGCGTGGAGATCGCCCGGTACATCGCCGAGAGCAGACTCCCCCTCGTCCAGGGCTACGCGGGCCGCACCCACCCGGCGGACATCGAAGCGATCTGCGAGATAGCCCAACAGGCCTCGGTACACGTCGACGCCTACCTGTTCATCGGTGTCAGCCCCATCCGGCAGTACGTGGAGGACTGGGACCTCGCCTCCATCCAGCGCCACGTCCGCGCGTCGGCCGTCGCCTGCCGGCGCGAGGGAGTGGAGTTCGTCCTGGTCCTCGAGGACGCCGTACGGTGCACCCCCGAGGTGCTCGCGGGGGTGTACGACGCGGCCATCGAGTCCGGGGTGGCCCGCCTCACCCTGTGCGACACGGTCGGCGCCGCGTTACCGGCCGGCGCGGCCTCGCTCATCCACTGGTCCCGGCGCTACTTCCTGGACCGGGGCCATCCGGTCGCCTTCGAATGGCACGGCCACAACGACCGCGGGCTGGCCCTGGCCAACTCGCTCACCGCCCTCGCCCTGGGCTGCGAGCGCGTCCACGGAACGATCCTGGGCATCGGGGAGCGGGCCGGAAACGCCTCCCTCGACCAGCTCGTCGTCAACACCCACCTGGACCGGCACGACAGTTACGACCTGAAGGCACTGCGCGACTACTGCGACTACGCGGCGCCCGTGCTGGGAGTCGACATCCCGCAGAACTATCCCGCCCTGGGCCGGGACGTGTTCAAGACCAGTGCCGGCGTGCACGCCTCCGCGATCCTCAAGGCGCACGAGAAGGGAAACCTCCTCGTCAAGGACAGCGTGTACTCCAGCGTCCCGGCGAGCTTCCTGGGCCGGGAACAAGAGGTGCTCATCGACGAGGCGTCCGGCACCAACAACGTCAAGTACTGGCTCACCGTCAACGGTTACGACAGCTCCAACCCCGCCTACCTCAAGAAGGTGCTGGCGATGGCGAAGTCCACCCGCGGCCCCCTCACCGACGAGCAGATAAGGCAGATCATTGCGACCGCCGAGTGACACCACGGACGGCGCCGCCGAGCGCCGGACGATCCGCCTCCGGGGCAACGTCCTCGTCGTGACCGAGGACACGGACGCACTGGCCGCCCAGCTGGACGGCAGCGGCGCCCTCACCACGGCCCAGCTGCTGCGGACCCCGCTCATGAACAACATCTCGACGGACGAGATGATCCCCGGCTGGTGCTGCTACTGGTACGACGAGAAGCTCGGCGACTACGCCTACCTGGGCCTGCGCGGCAAGCAGGTCGGCGAGGGCGCCCTGCGGGCCTTCGGACCGCAGATCATCGTCAGCGGCGAGGCGAAGGGCTGCGGCTCCTCCCGGGAACACGCCGTCTACGCCGAGAAGTACGCGGGCGTCGAGCTGGTCTTCGCGCGTTCCTTCGAGCGGATCTACGAACAGAACTGCCGCAACGTCGGCATCATCACCTGCGACGACTTCGAGCTCCTCGACGCGCTGCTGGCGGGCGAGGAACTGCCGCTGGAGGCCTTCACCCGCCGGGCCAACGAGATCGAGCGCGCCATCGTCGACCTCGGGGGACTCTTCGGCTTCAACCGGGCCGGGTCGCGGATCGAGCCCGCGTTCGCGCCCGGCCGCCCGCTCAACGTGGTCGAGAAGATCATCCAGAGCCGCCTCTCGTCCCGCAACCCGCTGCCGGCGGACGCGAGCGTGCGGATCGGCCAGTCCTACTTCGTCCGGACGGACGTCAGGTTCTCCCACGAGTACGTCACCCCCATGGCCGCGGGCATGTTCACCCAGCAGTTCGGCCCCGGCGCGGTCCTGGCGGATCCGCAATCCGTGTACTTCTTCCAGGACCACCTGTCGCTGGCGGGGCCGGTGCTGGCACGGCGCGCGAACGGCGCCGAGCTGATCGAACGGGTGGAGAACCTCGGCAGCCGGCAACAGGAGTTCGCCGCCCTCAGCGGGGGCAACTTCATCGGTCCCGCGCCGGACGGCGGCAGCCGCGCCATCTGCCACAACCACATCGTCGAGCACGTCGCCCGGCCAGGAGACGTGATCATCGGCACCGACAGCCACACCTGCACGGCCGGAGCCGTCGGCGCGTTCGCCTTCGGGGTGGGCGCCACCGACATAGCCAACTCCTGGTACAACCGCGAGATCCTGCTGAAGGTCCCGGCCGTGATCCGGATCAACCTGCTCGGCGACCTGCGCCCCGGGGTCTGCGCGAAGGACGTCATGCTCGGCCTGCTGCGGCACCCCGCCATCGAAGGCAGCCAGACCCTCGGCAAGGTCCTCCTGTTCACCGGACCCGGCTGCGCCGGGCTGAACATGGACGAACGCGCCACCCTCTGCAACATGGCGGTCGAAGCGGGCGGCATGACCGCACTGTTCGAGCCCGACGCGATCACCCACGCCCACCTGGCACAGCGCGATCCCGCACAGTCGCCCGGCAGCGCCCTCACCTCGGACGAGAACGCCGCCTACGCCGCGGTCGTCGACATCGAACTGGCCGGGATCGAGCCGATGGTGGCCCTGCCCGGCGACCCGCGGAACTCCGTCCCCCTCGCCACCGTCCACGAGCAGGTGAAGGTCGACAAGATCTACGGCGGCTCCTGCACCGGAGGCAAGGCCCACGACATGGACATGTACGCCAGCGTGTTCGAGCAGGCGCGGGCCCGCGGCGCGCGCGTGCCCGCCGGCGTGCAGGCCTTCATCCAGGTCGGCAGCGAGGCCGTGATGCGGTACGCGGCCGAGCGCGGCTACATCGAGCTCTTCTCGGACGTCGGGGTGACGGTGCTGCCCCCCTCCTGCGGAGCGTGCATCAACGCCGGTCCGGGTGTCTCCGAGAACCCGGCCGAGGTGACCGTCAGCGCCCAGAACCGGAACTTCCCCGGGAGATCGGGGCCCGGACAGGTCTACCTCGCCTCGCCCTACGTGGTCGCCGCGAGTGCCATCGCCGGCCGGCTCAGCTCGGTGGAGGACATGTTCCTGATGCGGACGGGCTCATGAAGATAGCGGTGGTTCCCGGAGACGGCATCGGCCAGGAGGTCGTCCCGCCGGTCCTCGACGTACTGGCCCTGCTCGGCGAGGAGTTCGGCCTCGGGATCGAGTACGAGGTCTTCGGCTGGGGAGCGGACCAGTGGCTGAGCAGCGGCGTGGGGCTCCCCGAGGGAGCGCTGGACATGCTGTCGGCGCAGTACTCGGCCGTGTTCCTGGGCGCACTGGGCGATCCCAGGATCCCCGACATGGCCCACGGCCGGGACATCCTCCTCGGCATGCGCCGAGGACTCGACCTCTACGTCAACCACCGCCCGCTGACCCTGCCGACGGGGGTGGTCGACGTCTACCGGGAGAACACCCAGGGGCTGTACGCCGGCGTCGGCGGCACGGTTCTGCAGGGCGGGCTGGCCGGCGTCGCGATCGACGAGTGCGTGTACACCCGCCCCACCGTGGAGAAGTTCGTGCGCTACTGCCTGCGCCGCCTCGCCGAGGAGGAACGGGGGCGCGTGGTGCTCGTCCACAAGTCCAACGCCGTACCGCACACCGGGAGGCTGTGGCAGGAGGTGTTCCGGCGCGAACTGGAGGACTTCCCGCAGCTGGAGGGATCCGAGGAGTACGTCGACTCCTTCTGCTACAACCTCGTGCGCGATCCGTCCCCGTACGAGGGCGTGGTCACCTCCAACCTCTTCGGCGACATCATCAGCGACATCGGCGCCGCCCTGATGGGCGGTCTCGGCCTCGCCGCGAGCGCCAGCATCTGCCCCGAGACGGAGTTCGCCCTCTTCGAACCGGTGCACGGCAGCGCCCCCGACATCGCCGGAAAGGGAGTGGCCAACCCGTACGCCGCCCTCCTCTCGCTGGCGATGATGCTCGACCATCTCGGGCACGGGGCGCCGTCCGCCGTGCTGCGCCGGGCCCTGGCCGGCGCGCTGCGCAGCGACGCGGCCACCCCGGACCTCGGCGGCCGGGGGACCACGGCCCTGTTCACGGCCGAGGTGACCACGCGCATCACACGCGAACTCGACGACCGCGGCCGCCCGCGGCGGGCCGGAGCGGAGGAGGTGCACCATGCGTAGGCGCGTCCCGCCGCCCGGGCTGGCCGGCCGCACCGACGCGGCCGGCAGCTCGGTCATCCGCGAGGCCCTCGCACTCACCGCCCGGCCCGAGGTGATCTCCTTCGCGGGCGGCCTGCCCGCCTCGGAGCTGATCGACACGGAAGGCATCCGCGCGGCGTACGACCAGGTGCTGAGCGAGGCCCCGCACCGTGTCCTGCAGTACTCCGTCACGGACGGGGACCCCGAACTGCGCGAGGCGGTCGCGGCGCGGCTGGTCCGCGGCGGGCTCGCCGCCCGCCCGGACGGCCTCCTGATCACCACCGGTGCGCAGCAGGCCCTCACCCTGCTGGCGACCGTACTGCTCGAACCGGGCGACACCGTCCTCGTCGAGGAGCCCACCTACCTGGCCGCGCTCCAGTGCTTCGGCTACGCCGGTGCGCGCGTGGTCGCGGTGCCCACGGACCGGCACGGCATCGACGTCGAAGCCCTCGCGGACGCCGTGGAGCGCGAGCGCCCCAAGCTGCTCTACCTGGTGCCCGACTTCCAGAACCCGACCGGGCACACGCTGCCGCTGGACCGGCGCCGGGAGGTGGCACGCCTGGCCTCCGCCCGCGGATTCTGGATCGCCGAGGACGACCCGTACGGCGAACTGCGCTTCCGCGGCTCCCGGCTGCCGTGGATCTCCGCCCTGGAGGGCGCCGCGGACCGGACCGTGCTGCTCGGCAGCCTCTCCAAGGTGGTGGCACCGGGCATGCGGCTGGGCTGGCTGCACGGGCCGCCCGGACTGCGGCGGGCCGCCGTGCTCGCCAAGCAGGCGCTCGACCTGCACAGTTCGACCGTCGACCAGGCGGCCGCGGCGCGCTACCTCCGCAACCACGACCTCGACGCCCGGCTGGACCGGGTCCGGGCCCTGTACCGCGAACGCTGCGACACCCTGCTCGAGGCGCTCCCGCGGGTACTGCCCCCCGGCAGTACCTGGAGCCGTCCCGACGGAGGGATGTTCGTCTGGGTCCGGCTGCCCGACGGCTGGGACGCGGCGGCCCTGCTCCCGCAGGCCGTGGCGCAGGACGTCGCCTACGTACCCGGCGCCCCGTTCTTCGCCGGGCGTCCCGACCCGGCCACGCTGCGGATGTCCTTCGCCACCCACGGCCCCGCCGACATCGGGGAGGGGATGCGCAGGCTGGCCAGGACGTTCGCCCGGGCCACCCCGGCGGAGCGGACCCGGGTCCCCGCCCCCGCGGGCCGGGCCTAGGCCCTAGCGGAAGATGGCCATCGCCTGGACCTCCAGGACCCCTTCGTCCGGGTTCCATTCCTGGACCTTGCCCAGGCAGCGGGCCGAGAAGGTGCCCCGGGGGACCTGGTTGCGCAGGCCCTCCGTGGCGCAGGTGACCCGGACCCGGGGGCCACGGGACGGGTCGGCCGGGTCACCGTACGGGGCCAGGAACACGGTGGATCCGGCCCGCTCCGGGCCGTCTCCGGCCGTACGGAACCGGCCCCGGATCAGCACGAAGCCCTCGATGTCGCGCAGCCGGACGGAGCCCTGCGCGCCGGAGGCCGTCCGCAGCAGCGCCGGGCTGCGGGTGACGGACTCGCTCGGGAGGTCGACGTGCACGATGACGCGCTTCTCCTCCAGCACCTTCATGATCAGGCCGATCACCGAGATCGGCTCCGCGACCTCCAGATAGCGGCTGACGATCTCGGTGTTCTCCTTGCGGCCGCCGTCCGCGCCGACGCCGAACACCTTCGCGCGGACGGTGCCGTCCTTGCTGTCGCTGGTGCGCTGTTCGACCTCCTTGCGCAGGGCCGCCGTGTACCCGCGCATCTGGTAGTGGTCCATGACCGTCTTGTCGTGCAGGTAGAAGCAGATGCCGTCGGTGATGTCCTGGGCGGCGGCCCGCCGGGCGCGGACCAGCCGCAGCACGGCCACCGCCAGGAGCGCCACGAGGCCCGCCCCGGTGACGGCCCACAGCAGCATCCAGGGCCACCACACGGCCCACCACGCTTCACTCGTGACACCCACGGATCTCCTTGAAGGCATTGAGAAGGGACTGCCCGGTGGCATCGGCCATGTGCCCGCCGGTGGCCCTGGCGGCCCGGTCGAGCTCCCTCGGGTCGGCCTCGCCGTACCGGACGGTGTAGGTGCGGACCGCGCGGGCGGCCGGCGGCAGGGCCGCGTACCGGGCGAGGAACGCGTCCAGGCTCATCCCGGCGTTGTTCTCCCCGTCCGTCATGAGCACGATGGACACCCGCTGCCCGGAGTCCTTCGCCACCGCGTCGGCCGCCGTCCGGTAGCCGTGGTCGAGTGCTGACCACACGGCGGTGCTCGCGTCGAAGCCGTCGTCGGGGAGCATGCCGCGCAGCCGCTCCAGGTCCGGCGCCCCCTCGTACGTCACGCTCTGCTCGTCCAGGACGCCGCCGCCGAAGCGCACCACCGTGAG is a genomic window containing:
- a CDS encoding cytochrome P450, encoding MTSAPTTVPDLTDPLTHLPPDGLDEVWAHLRREDPVHWHPGGTDTPGFWVLTRHADVSAVLRDSTRFTSERGNVLATMLHGGDSGAGSMLAVTDGPHHTALRNLLLKAFSPRALEGVVRQVRRTSRRLVTEALERGGCDFAQDIASYVPLATICDLLAVPESDREYILTLTKSALASDYANLQEGEDRLARAELLMYFHDLVRHRRAHPGSDAISLMATEPAGSTLLDDDAVVLNCYSLIMGGDETSRLSMIGAVRTLAHDAQQWQALSDGTAPLKEATEEVLRWTTPTLHFGRAATEDVELHGRTIAKGDLVTLWLSAANRDERVFTDPHRFDLARTPNKHLSLGYGPHFCLGAYLGRVEITAMLDALRTFVGSIEQTGDEQRIYSNFLAGMSSLPVSLSPRPGPLPAWQE
- a CDS encoding LeuA family protein; translation: MNSNTGRNAHPSPDVWFNWNSVEAVPATPAPAYAGKLFDETLRDGLQAPNIRNPSLEQKLILVDHMARTGVHSADLGFPGSDPLALKECVEIARYIAESRLPLVQGYAGRTHPADIEAICEIAQQASVHVDAYLFIGVSPIRQYVEDWDLASIQRHVRASAVACRREGVEFVLVLEDAVRCTPEVLAGVYDAAIESGVARLTLCDTVGAALPAGAASLIHWSRRYFLDRGHPVAFEWHGHNDRGLALANSLTALALGCERVHGTILGIGERAGNASLDQLVVNTHLDRHDSYDLKALRDYCDYAAPVLGVDIPQNYPALGRDVFKTSAGVHASAILKAHEKGNLLVKDSVYSSVPASFLGREQEVLIDEASGTNNVKYWLTVNGYDSSNPAYLKKVLAMAKSTRGPLTDEQIRQIIATAE
- a CDS encoding aconitase family protein, with translation MRPPSDTTDGAAERRTIRLRGNVLVVTEDTDALAAQLDGSGALTTAQLLRTPLMNNISTDEMIPGWCCYWYDEKLGDYAYLGLRGKQVGEGALRAFGPQIIVSGEAKGCGSSREHAVYAEKYAGVELVFARSFERIYEQNCRNVGIITCDDFELLDALLAGEELPLEAFTRRANEIERAIVDLGGLFGFNRAGSRIEPAFAPGRPLNVVEKIIQSRLSSRNPLPADASVRIGQSYFVRTDVRFSHEYVTPMAAGMFTQQFGPGAVLADPQSVYFFQDHLSLAGPVLARRANGAELIERVENLGSRQQEFAALSGGNFIGPAPDGGSRAICHNHIVEHVARPGDVIIGTDSHTCTAGAVGAFAFGVGATDIANSWYNREILLKVPAVIRINLLGDLRPGVCAKDVMLGLLRHPAIEGSQTLGKVLLFTGPGCAGLNMDERATLCNMAVEAGGMTALFEPDAITHAHLAQRDPAQSPGSALTSDENAAYAAVVDIELAGIEPMVALPGDPRNSVPLATVHEQVKVDKIYGGSCTGGKAHDMDMYASVFEQARARGARVPAGVQAFIQVGSEAVMRYAAERGYIELFSDVGVTVLPPSCGACINAGPGVSENPAEVTVSAQNRNFPGRSGPGQVYLASPYVVAASAIAGRLSSVEDMFLMRTGS
- a CDS encoding isocitrate/isopropylmalate dehydrogenase family protein yields the protein MKIAVVPGDGIGQEVVPPVLDVLALLGEEFGLGIEYEVFGWGADQWLSSGVGLPEGALDMLSAQYSAVFLGALGDPRIPDMAHGRDILLGMRRGLDLYVNHRPLTLPTGVVDVYRENTQGLYAGVGGTVLQGGLAGVAIDECVYTRPTVEKFVRYCLRRLAEEERGRVVLVHKSNAVPHTGRLWQEVFRRELEDFPQLEGSEEYVDSFCYNLVRDPSPYEGVVTSNLFGDIISDIGAALMGGLGLAASASICPETEFALFEPVHGSAPDIAGKGVANPYAALLSLAMMLDHLGHGAPSAVLRRALAGALRSDAATPDLGGRGTTALFTAEVTTRITRELDDRGRPRRAGAEEVHHA
- a CDS encoding PLP-dependent aminotransferase family protein, producing the protein MRRRVPPPGLAGRTDAAGSSVIREALALTARPEVISFAGGLPASELIDTEGIRAAYDQVLSEAPHRVLQYSVTDGDPELREAVAARLVRGGLAARPDGLLITTGAQQALTLLATVLLEPGDTVLVEEPTYLAALQCFGYAGARVVAVPTDRHGIDVEALADAVERERPKLLYLVPDFQNPTGHTLPLDRRREVARLASARGFWIAEDDPYGELRFRGSRLPWISALEGAADRTVLLGSLSKVVAPGMRLGWLHGPPGLRRAAVLAKQALDLHSSTVDQAAAARYLRNHDLDARLDRVRALYRERCDTLLEALPRVLPPGSTWSRPDGGMFVWVRLPDGWDAAALLPQAVAQDVAYVPGAPFFAGRPDPATLRMSFATHGPADIGEGMRRLARTFARATPAERTRVPAPAGRA